One genomic region from Macellibacteroides fermentans encodes:
- a CDS encoding IS1182 family transposase, whose protein sequence is MLAQQDRLAFSNHLDLYDLIIPQDNLLRRINMLIDFTFVYKELVSKYSLENGRTAESPVRMFKYLLLKTVYDLSDVDVVERSRYDMSFKYFLGMVPEDDVIDPSSLCKFRKLRLKDMDLLNLLIEKTVILAIEKGIIKSASIIVDATHTGSRSNPHSPIEVLKLRSKQLRKSLYETDETIKNSLPAKNEDDMLEHELTYTQSLIDSLKDKVTLVCLPKVKEKLNLLKETLEDIADHYTVSQDQDARIGHKSEDSSFFGYKTHIAMSEERIITAAVITSGEKGDGLQLPALVEQSRANGMNIETVIGDAAYSGKDNLEKAKDEHFELVSKLNPSISQGCRREEDKFDYNKDAGMFVCPAGHMAIRRAKHGKKNGAWNQAYAYYFDIEKCKVCARREGCYKPGAKSKTYSVPIKTDEQKAQIDFQQTERFKEKAKERYKIEAKNAELKQVYGYDRAQSYGLSCMQMQGAMAIFAANLKRILKLL, encoded by the coding sequence ATGCTCGCACAACAAGACCGTCTGGCTTTCAGTAACCACTTAGATCTTTACGATCTGATTATTCCTCAGGATAATCTTCTTCGTCGGATCAACATGCTGATTGACTTTACATTTGTTTACAAAGAATTAGTGTCCAAGTATAGTTTGGAAAATGGGCGCACAGCGGAAAGTCCAGTTCGTATGTTCAAATATCTTTTATTAAAAACCGTCTACGACCTTTCTGATGTTGACGTAGTGGAACGTTCCCGGTATGATATGTCTTTCAAATACTTTTTGGGTATGGTTCCAGAGGATGATGTAATAGATCCCAGTTCGCTATGTAAATTTCGCAAACTCCGGCTTAAGGACATGGATCTCTTGAATCTACTTATCGAAAAAACGGTTATCTTAGCCATTGAGAAGGGTATTATAAAATCAGCCTCCATCATAGTGGATGCCACGCATACAGGTTCCCGTTCCAATCCCCATTCCCCAATAGAAGTATTAAAGTTGCGTTCTAAACAGTTACGTAAATCCCTTTATGAAACAGATGAAACAATCAAAAACTCATTGCCAGCAAAGAATGAAGATGATATGTTGGAACACGAACTCACCTACACACAATCATTGATTGACAGTCTGAAAGACAAGGTTACTCTGGTGTGCTTGCCTAAAGTAAAAGAAAAACTGAACCTGCTTAAAGAGACCTTGGAAGATATAGCCGATCATTATACCGTTTCTCAAGACCAGGATGCCCGTATCGGTCACAAATCAGAAGACAGCTCTTTCTTTGGATATAAAACCCATATTGCCATGAGTGAAGAGCGTATTATAACGGCAGCAGTGATAACTTCCGGAGAAAAGGGCGATGGTCTTCAGCTTCCAGCATTAGTGGAACAAAGCCGTGCTAACGGGATGAATATAGAAACAGTTATAGGTGATGCGGCTTATTCAGGGAAAGATAATCTGGAAAAAGCCAAAGACGAGCATTTTGAGCTGGTCTCTAAGTTGAATCCCTCTATTAGTCAGGGATGCCGCAGAGAAGAGGACAAATTTGATTATAATAAAGATGCAGGGATGTTTGTATGCCCCGCAGGACATATGGCAATACGCAGAGCTAAACATGGTAAAAAGAATGGTGCCTGGAATCAAGCTTATGCTTATTATTTTGATATAGAAAAATGCAAAGTCTGTGCAAGAAGAGAAGGTTGTTATAAGCCTGGCGCAAAATCAAAAACCTATTCCGTACCAATAAAGACGGATGAGCAGAAAGCCCAAATAGATTTCCAGCAGACCGAACGATTTAAAGAGAAAGCCAAAGAGCGTTATAAGATAGAAGCGAAAAACGCAGAACTCAAACAAGTATACGGATATGACAGGGCACAGTCATATGGATTGTCATGTATGCAGATGCAGGGGGCAATGGCTATCTTCGCCGCAAATCTGAAAAGAATATTGAAATTACTCTAA